The stretch of DNA tgggtccgcggaggtactgcagggggtccgacAAATTATTCCATCATCtgcatttttccctcttccaaaaatgaaaaacgtccaataggctacataaacataaacagatcgtaacaattgctttctattcgtttataaaataatacataggctacccatgaatcttcacgcgatcatttcatcaccatggcaataTACTGGTGTAgtatatgcacttttagctacatttagctatctggtgccaaaacacgttacctgccataaccataacatttaaaaatgatagatcgttttgtaatttctcggaacaaaagctccacgtcatacagcactgatggcggttcagatgatctaccttcagaggatgccaacatgccttaatacccagaagcgcaaactggagaaaacgcgtaaatattcaaatatttatctgaagtttggcttcacctacaaagagaccgatggtgacgaactaccagtgtgcgtggtttgctcttccgtgctatcaaacgaaagtatgaagccatcaaagctgcaacgacacttagaCTTAAGAGACAacacatgctcacttgaaagaaacaaacatttaatatttccaggcccgtttaaaatattttgagggccagcagacaatcagccaaagttggcgagctagctttaaaaccctcttatcaagttgcattacgtgtcgctcagaccaaaacgccataCATATTTGCGGACAGTTTAATACTGccagcagctagtaatatgtgaaaaacaatgtttgggagggaaaagcatccctttgcctgccctattgatgaattggcagctgatgtgagggcacaactagtcgcgAAACTCCCGGAAGCAGATTATTtggcactacaattagatgaatccactgacgtgtcaaacgaccctcagcttttagcgtttgtgtggttgtcgaccaaaatgagatgcaggaggaatttatcttctgtaagcagctgcatggacgtacaaaaaagttcagagattttcaaagtgatcgacaattttttactcgaacatgatataccctggccaaaatgtgtcgcgatgtgcacagacagtgcaagagccatgtgtgacgcactgaatgcttcatagggagaatcttgttgccaaggacatgagtgatgaattgtcaaactcagtgacgtgcggtgaggttggtggctggtgaggcactgattctttcagtcaaatttacaaatacataaacccaatagagtatctaagatcaccattcaattggcagctttcacattgactactggttgtttttcatatcagcattctttacacacacatagataggtaaggtgcatacagtaggcagctgctagcttgtgatgaactcatgtgtaaatattatgcactcatgaatatgaactcgtgaatatgaactctttcttacgaagttgcacaagcaccctgagggtttctaccttttcccattataattttaatagttaaatcgaggagactataacatcagctagataaccagctatcatttcatgcaaattgaactcttccgattaactcgtaaggttattaagtgtccttagctagctaattagctaacgtagcaacaggataaccattgcaaccaggacacacaatttacctacaatttaagtttaatttccaaaattagctcaccaataaaaagcagtcttgggttcaaagtgatcacaaccacttgtgtgatgttaaatggcttcacatagacataaaacaatcccaagagaaataatgggaaatcagcggagctgccgctgtaagttcaaaaccaaatttattcttgaggttccaaacatgttcaaagggatttggctttgaatgtgagaagtcgatcgatttatcttctgtcccgttgCTTGaatcataccttttagctccggcatgggTCTCCCATTAATAATCATTTAACGTTTGGACtaaaagtccagttttgagaactgcttcagcttagcaataaaatcttccattccacagaagtgtagaagaagagcaacgttccccagcataaccccgacaggtgcgctctcgcacgcccaattcattgaggcagaggtactgtgcgcctcacctacatgatttttcaatgcgttttgagctcagctcaaaggatctacgcatgcgcacgcatgcgcaaaacccagtttggagcgattgcgcaatcctaggtgaggcactgcctcactagctcccatagacaatacatggtgcctaacctgaccatagatatatataaaggctagatgtctcgtccaacggagtcgaacgtccgcacatggcggccatcttgccccaggcagctcgctcacccataacattgtgttggtagtggtatgtactttttaaataaccataacttgctcaattttcaacggatttacaaatggtttggtttcttacaaacgttattaacgtggttataattcgggatgctttttggatatttttaagaaaataacataattattcataagtatgcagtgtcataactacatctctgacgtttataacaaaccaacccgtttaaaaatcggttgaaaattgagcaagttatggttatttaaaaagtacataccactaccaacacaatgttatgggtgagcgagctgcctggggcaagatggccgccatgtgcggacgttcgactccgttggctggcaacggggacgagacatctagcctttatatatatctatgaacctgaccgcacgtcccttgtgttctcccgtctatttgaataggacatgcgcaaattcagcgaattcagcgattttgattataaaaatgctcgaaatgattggaatcatgcagaaattacacctataccacagattagtagagaaatatgaatatttatttcattttagaatttttttttttttttaagatgacgggtgaggctctgcctcatatgaccgcacgtccctggtcaaacgtcaggcctctcactaagtatgagatatttcatccatacttaagcttctcaagctactcaattctttgtccctctctgaatacagagaaaaaatgtcaataataaaccgAATAAATTGTAACaagttgtgtgttacaaattatgtataattatgtttaaacatgtgtaggggagtgtgtttgtgtgtgtgtgtgtgtgtgtgtgtgtgactgacacttagttccagataaaatatatgaatatcaggcctaaatttggggcggcaggggtgggggtccttgctcagtgtctctctcagccaaggggtccttgggctgaaaaaggttgaagacccctggtctAGAAGAATacgctgtttgtttgtgtgctaaCGGTCTAAAATGGTTTGATTGTTTCTTCTCAGATCATCAAGGAATGCACTGACCCTGAGATGAGCGATGTCAAGGACACATTGGACAGTGTGGACCTATCACATGCATTCCACGAGGAAGCATTTCACCCACTGCCAAAAGAAAACCCAACACTCAGTGAGGAGCATAGTGAGCCCAGTAATGAGGGGGAGAAGGATCACAGTAATGATTCTCATGTTATGGCAACAGAGGATTCTGGGCTGTTTAAGTCCTGTGGTAATGGGACGGTGGAAGATCAGAACGTAGAGACCAAGGTGGCTACCTGTGTGACACTGGTAGGAGCTAACTTCATCGTACGATGTTCTGTTTTCAGCTATAGTAATTTAGCATACGCCTAATAAGTTCTTCAGCTTTTCAATTATCTTGTTTTCTGCTGTCAGAAAAATGCTGATTTGGTCTACACAACAAACGATCACATTGGTGAAAAACCCAGCTTGAAGCTCAGCCAGCAGCCTCAGAATAATCTATCCAATGAGGGAGTTGAATCCAACCACCCCAAGATCAGCCCTAAACAAGAGCTAGACAATGGGAAGGCTGAGGGGACACAGAACAGCCAGAAAACTCTAGTTCCCCAGAAAAAGGCTGTTACCTCCAAGAAACGGCCCAGCCGAAAGTCACTCCacaaggaggaaaagaggaaacgTAAAGCCACCATGGATTCTCCTCAATATCCATCTGAATGGGAACAGATGGTTGTCTCTGCTGTTCAGGAGATGTGGAGAGTCTGTGAACTTGGACAGACTCCAAAGGATCTGTCAAAAATAACAGGCCCCTGTCCCTCCGAACATTATCTGGAGATAAATGGACAGCATCTCAAGACCATGAGGAAATATGACTACCTCAAGGTAAGGCATCTGCAAGAGAGTTTGCTTGTGAAAAGTAGAAAGTGCAGATGCGTTTATTTAATTACATTGTAGCAAATATTCTTTGACATGGAACATTTGATTAGCTTAAATTTAGATGACGGTGATTTTGATAATGCTTGTGGGTATCATTTAGATTATGAGATTAACAAATAATGGATGTGTTAAAAGCTAGGTATTTATGTTTActattttttctctccaaagTATGTCTTTCACTTTACCTGGAAGATCCTTCAAGCGGTCTATCCCAAAGAGCCTAAGATACAATCTTCTTCAACAAACACTGGATCTAacagacacaacaacaacagctctaAGAGAATACCTTTAATTGACAAAGCACAGTTTCAGGTAAGTCTCTGTACCGAGAATTATGGATATGGCTATTATaggtaatgttctgtttgtatCTGAAAAGCTGGGCAACATTAATCACATATGAATTAACAGTTAGCAGTGATAATAAAATACCATGCACTGATAGGTAGGATCAGTTTAAATCTACTTGTGATGAACAAGATTATTTAGGTCTATTTGTTGTCGTTGTCAAGGACAATATAACCAAAGACGTCTTGAAGCAGTGTGCCCTGCAGAAGAAAAAGCAGCAGAGTCTGCAGATGTCCGCATGGTTGCTGGTAAGCAGTTTAAAATGAATGTGGTAGATAGGGAACAATATGCTTTGTCTAGAAACATAAATATGTTCTCACTTTAACCATCTGAAATCCAAAACCAGGACGAAATACAATTTGTAGCTGTGAAGGAGGCAGAGAACATCTTTGAGaacataataaaaaaatcagAGGAGACGCTGATCAGCATGTGGAATCACATCTAAGCACCAGCCTTCTCACTGCTGTCTCCTATAACTCTGTAACCTTCTCCTTCTAATAACCCCATTACTGACATTAATAAACCTTTATTGAATATGCCTAAATTGTCCGCTTTTTGCCATATATCACTAGACACGTCACTCCTGCACTCTGGTTGATCATTGATGTGTTATATGCTGTAATACACACTGAGTGCCAGTGTCTGATGTCGCTTATCTGAAGCGCATGATGTATCTGATTGTGTGTCGGAGCTGTTTGACTCAGCCAGTGGCGTCATGAGTGAAGTCAGGAAGCAGAGCAGTGATGTTCCCTCTGCAAACAGTGACCCACCTGATGTTGAGTCCCAACAAGTAGTGCCTACCTATGAAGATACAGGCCCAGATGAGCTTGCTGTGTGCATTCAAGAGAACACAGTTGCCCGAACAAGACGAGGCAGAGTTATCAATCCACCAAAGAGACTCATTTGTGAGATGAATGAGCAGGTGCTTGACACTTCAGAGTCCACAGTgaactcttttctttctctagtTAAGAGCTTATTTTGAAATTCTTATTATAGTAACAGATGTCATTCTAGTCAGTCTGAACTGACTAAGAAACAGTTAGAGATAGGTATCAGATATAGAATAGCAGGATTTGAGGTGTAACAGGCATCTCTTGGGTCTACTTTCAGTCTGGGGTAAGGCGcctgtaagtagacgatgggttgactcaaaaacgatccgcatacggatgtaattctagaatgttgattggttaagattagttaccaggcaggaactggcTAATAGCAGGACCTCTATTTTTTCGCTGAGCTTCAACgacgtttgcctgacttttaaacgatcgttttattttttttattttaattctgtgaagttatacgtTTTAATACACAGCTGTTTTGTTAACCGaatttttacgaagtcatacggtTAAACAAACAACCGACTTGTTCACCGAACTTTTCAACCgtggaaaatacatagcagcaagctaacgtagctaaacgatgcgttagcttagcctggtagtcaacctgttgacatcgtatcttggtcgcatcgggtttaattaattaataaacacgtctcttaccttgaacgtctactcctcatgtcacgaagttgctacactaactgtctgtaacactatgcacaaatgcaaaatatatccaaaacaatacagcacatcaatgcagcaacctagaaatgctaagccccctgaactcctatgcatactagctacaggttattgaaattagtttccgagaatggcaaacaaaaaatatgtttgcgaagaaaagagcaaccttccttgcaatttgtttgtaatgttagttaCAAACAGTCAACAGTTTTAGAGGTATAGAAAACATTGGTGATAGAAACTAGGTTCTAAAAAAGGTTCCCAATTAACGTCTTTGAAACCAATCTATTTATTCAGTGACATAATCTTGACAGTGacacataactgctctgaactttgactgacagctgagtactttacagccatcagtagagctagcaataaatacattttccaaaccaagtgcagtaattacactaaggtgcagatgtatatgcacacacatgataaacaacatctgaacgaatttaaatacaattcaatagcaaacattgaaaaaactatgacagtgtgtgttttttttaaatttgatgcaagacattcagtgtcgggtgattgcagggagataggtgcctgtcttcaggtgcagtgtcttgtatgctgtggtcagtctaaattcattgagtcttgatgtgttccattcagtagacctgtggaaatatactgcaaagcatatacttgttttaaaaacatgattactAACACCATTCAAAGCAAGACCTGTTtaggatagcctccacacaaggttaatgaaaaagaaaaggatgcttagatacttttaaataacaaatgtgtataacagacatgtgtgacagacatacaaacttcacagggaacatggtatacatataacatacatttaaaggggaaaatggagagacaaccaaacttacctgtccccttacaaaaaacagtaaatacaacctGTGACGCAcgtctaaccccaggtgtgcgctgacaGATTGCACGCCGCACTTGGGAACCGTGAAGGACTTCCTACAAGCGCAACGCACGCACTGCTCgctgaccacacctgtaagacagtaaaaacaaggcacatctttctaaccccaggtgtgcgctaaccacacctgtaagacaaaGTCTAACCCATGTGACCGGTGACAGAAGCAAGGCACGTCTAACTCCAAGTGACTGGCATTGACTAGGGaacgccagcagcagggcaCAACTTCACCTTATCTAACCgaacctgtaaagctacagtacaacgcaattaaccccaggtgtccgctgaccgaacctgtaaagctacagtacaacgcatttaaccccaggtgtccgctgaccaaacctgtaaagcTTTATTTTAACGCAGACCAACGAGACGGGGCAGTAGCACCACGCCATCTGGCTTAATGCCATTGATACAGCTTAAAGTTCTTTCCGTAACACAACTATGTGCTGTCCAGTCACGACAACACaacgtgtatgcgtctgtggtaAGGGCGTGGAACACTGCTTTGTCTTGTGAAGACAAAAAAACCCAGAGTAAACttctacaaaacaataacagatactGGTAGGTTGTCAGactagagagaaaatagaaactaCTTACAGTGGAACATTGTTTGTGATCTGCAGCAATCACTGCAACGCGTGTATtctacaagaaagaaaaagaaatttgatgacaacatgataggaaaaaagtaaaataaaaatgtatttctaagtTTTACTTACATCATTGGTCAGCCAGTTGAACTCTGGACCTGCCAGACTGTCTAAGTTGCGAAACGTGGCACGACAACTTCCAATGCTGATCAAGACCGCGTCTTTGTCCACATCATTGCGGATCTGTTGCGTCAGTACCTGATGGATTGGAAGCATGTGTACAGAAGTTACACATAATGTCC from Clupea harengus chromosome 8, Ch_v2.0.2, whole genome shotgun sequence encodes:
- the LOC122133054 gene encoding uncharacterized protein LOC122133054 — translated: MDGQGNDEEAQSSPPPQLVEHHPLAAEMKPDQEQEITEQQLQSHCEVTGHVTEEVSELLEPAGKEEVNTPEAPQHLADATVCSSTATPIIKECTDPEMSDVKDTLDSVDLSHAFHEEAFHPLPKENPTLSEEHSEPSNEGEKDHSNDSHVMATEDSGLFKSCGNGTVEDQNVETKVATCVTLVGANFIVRCSVFSYSNLAYA